One window of the Delphinus delphis chromosome 20, mDelDel1.2, whole genome shotgun sequence genome contains the following:
- the SCAF1 gene encoding splicing factor, arginine/serine-rich 19 isoform X2 has translation MEEEDESRGKTEESGEDRGDGPPDRDPTLSPSAFILRAIQQAVGSSLQGDLPNDKDGSRCHGLRWRRCRSPRSEPRSQESGGTDTASVLDVAADGLLAGLVSILDPPDTWVPSHLDLRPGESEDMLELVAEVRIGDRDPVPLPVPSLLPRVRAWRTGKTVSPQSHSSRPTCARHLLTLGTGDGGPAPPPAPSSASSSPSPSPSSSSPSPPPPPPPPAPPAPPAPRFDIYDPFHPTDEAYSPPPAPEQKYDPFEPTGSNPSSSAGTPSPEEEEEEEEEEEEEEEEEEEEEALSQSISRISETLAGIYDDNSLSQDFPGDESPGPDPQPLQPTPAPGTPPQADSTRADGATRRRVFVVGTEAEACREGKVSVEVVTAGGAALPPPLLPPGDSEIEEGEIVQPEEEPRMALSLFRAGGRAARPPPAAPAPAAAQPPPPPPAPRAPEGDDFLSLHAESDGEGALQVDLGEPAPAPPTADARWGGLDLRRKILTQRRERYRQRSPSPAAAPASAAPTGPPTRKKSRRERKRSGGEAKEAASSSSGAQPAPPAPASPWDPKKHRSRDRKPGSHASSSARRRSRSRSARRRSRSTDRRRGGSRRSRSREKRRRRRRSNSPPPATSSSSSSRRERHRGKHRDGGGSKKKKKRSRSRGEKRSGDSEKGLAPAQPPSGSTSLGGERDSRRRGAVPPSIQDLTDHDLFAIKRTITVGRPDKPDPRGPSPAPASSPKREVLYDSEGLSAEERGGKSSEKDRRRSGAASSSSSSREKGSRRKALDGGDRDRDRDRDRDRDRSSKKARPPKELAPSSGPPPKPPVSSGSGSSSSSSSSSSRKVKLQSKVAVLIREGVSSTTSAKEATSAGLGSIGVKFSRDRESRSPFLKPDERAPTEVAKAAQGSTKPKKTKVKAKAGAKKAKGTKGKTKPSKTRKKIRSGGGSGGGGSGPATLKKSKADSCSQAAGAKGAEETSWSGEERAAKAPSTPPPKAAPPPPALTPDSQTVDSSCKTPEVSFLPEEAAEEAGVRGGAEEEEEEEEEEEEEEEEEQQPATSTATSTAAAAPSTAPSAGSTAGDSGAEDGPAPRVSQLPTLPPPMPWNLPAGVDCTTSGVLALTALLFKMEEANLASRAKAQELIQATNQILSHRKPPSSLGVTPAPVPTSLGLPPGPSSYLLPGSLPLGGCGSTPPTPTGLAAASDKREGSSSSEGRGDTDKYLKKLHTQERAVEEVKLAIKPYYQKKDITKEEYKDILRKAVHKICHSKSGEINPVKVSNLVRAYVQRYRYFRKHGRKPGDPPGPPRPPKEPGPPDKGGPGLPLPPL, from the exons ATGGAGGAAGAAGATGAGTCTCGAGGGAAGACAGAGGAGTCAGGCGAGGATCGGGGTGACGGTCCGCCAGACAGAGACCCTACGCTTTCTCCTTCTGCTTTTATCTTG CGGGCCATTCAGCAGGCTGTGGGAAGTTCCCTGCAGGGGGACCTGCCAAATGATAAAG ATGGTTCTCGGTGTCATGGCCTTCGATGGAGGCGCTGTCGGAGCCCACGTTCAGAGCCCCGTTCCCAGGAATCAGGGGGGACTGACACGGCTTCT GTGTTGGACGTGGCTGCCGATGGCCTCCTCGCGGGGCTGGTGAGCATCCTGGATCCCCCGGATACCTGGGTTCCCAGCCACCTGGACCTGCGGCCTGGCGA AAGCGAGGACATGCTGGAGCTGGTGGCCGAGGTCCGAATTGGGGACAGGGATCCAGTCCCCCTTCCTGTACCCAGCCTGCTGCCCCGTGTCAGGGCCTGGAGGACGGGCAAAACGG TTTCTCCGCAGTCTCACTCTTCTCGACCCACCTGTGCCCGCCACCTCCTCACCTTGGGCACTGGAGACGGGGGCCCTGctccgccccctgccccctcctctgcctcctcttcgccttccccttccccctcatcatcctccccttccccgcctccccctccaccacccccggCCCCCCCGGCCCCTCCTGCACCCCGGTTTGATATCTATGACCCCTTCCACCCCACCGACGAGGCCTATTCCCCACCGCCTGCTCCAGAGCAGAAGTACGACCCCTTCGAGCCCACTGGCTCCAACCCCAGCTCATCGGCGGGGACCCCCTCacctgaggaggaggaggaggaggaggaagaagaggaagaggaagaagaggaagaagaggaggaggaagcccTGTCCCAGAGCATCAGCCGCATCTCAGAGACCCTGGCGGGCATCTACGACGACAACAGCCTGAGCCAGGACTTCCCAGGTGACGAGAGCCCGGGCCCggacccccagcccctgcagccGACTCCAGCCCCTGGCACACCGCCCCAGGCCGACTCCACCCGTGCCGACGGAGCCACCCGCCGGCGCGTCTTTGTGGTGGGGACTGAGGCGGAGGCCTGTCGGGAAGGCAAGGTCTCCGTGGAGGTGGTGACGGCCGGTGGCGCCGCCCTCCCGCCCCCTCTGCTGCCACCGGGCGACTCAGAGATTGAGGAGGGCGAGATTGTCCAGCCTGAGGAGGAGCCCAGGATGGCGCTCTCCCTCTTCCGGGCCGGCGGCCGGGCCGCACGACCCCCTCCGGCGGCCCCGGCCCCCGCTGcggcccagcccccgcccccgccgcccgcccccCGGGCCCCCGAGGGGGACGACTTCTTGTCTCTGCACGCGGAGTCCGACGGCGAGGGCGCCCTGCAGGTGGACCTTGGGGAgccggcccccgccccgcccaccgcGGACGCGCGCTGGGGCGGCCTGGACCTGCGCCGCAAGATCCTAACCCAGCGGCGCGAGCGCTACCGGCAGCGCTCGCCCTCCCCGGCCGCCGCCCCCGCCTCCGCTGCCCCCACTGGCCCGCCCACCCGCAAGAAGTCGAGGCGGGAGCGCAAGAGGAGCGGCGGTGAGGCCAAGGAGGCCGCCTCGTCCTCCTCCGGCGCTCAGCCCGCCCCGCCGGCCCCGGCCTCCCCCTGGGACCCCAAGAAGCACCGCTCCCGGGACCGCAAGCCGGGCTCCCACGCCTCGTCGTCCGCCCGCCGCCGCTCGCGGTCCCGCTCCGCCCGCCGCCGCTCGCGGAGCACCGACCGGCGCCGCGGAGGCAGCCGCAGGTCCCGGTCTCGGGAGaaaaggcggcggcggcggcgctcgAACTCCCCGCCCCCGGCCACCTCCTCGTCGTCGTCTTCCAGGCGCGAGCGGCACCGCGGCAAGCACCGGGATGGCGGCGGcagcaagaagaagaagaaacggTCGCGGTCCCGGGGCGAGAAGCGGTCTGGGGACAGTGAGAAGGGCCTTGCCCCGGCCCAGCCGCCCTCCGGCTCCACCTCCTTGGGCGGAGAGCGAGACAGCCGCCGCCGGGGGGCCGTGCCGCCCTCCATCCAGGACCTCACGGACCACGATCTCTTTGCCATCAAGCGGACCATCACCGTGGGCCGGCCGGACAAGCCTGACCCCCGAGGCCCCTCACCGGCTCCGGCCTCATCGCCCAAGCGCGAGGTCCTATACGACTCCGAGGGACTGAGCGCCGAGGAGCGGGGAGGCAAGAGCAGTGAGAAGGACCGGCGCCGCTCTGGGgcggcctcctcctcctcttcctcccggGAGAAGGGATCACGACGGAAGGCACTGGATGGGGGGGATCGGGACCGGGACAGGGACAGAGATAGGGACAGGGACAGGTCATCCAAGAAGGCCCGGCCCCCCAAGGAGTTGGCGCCCTCTTCAGGGCCCCCGCCAAAGCCACCTGTCAGCAGCGGCTCAGGCTCCTCGTCCTCGTCGTCCTCCTCATCCTCCCGGAAGGTGAAGCTACAGTCCAAGGTGGCCGTTCTGATCCGAGAGGGTGTCAGCAGCACCACATCAGCCAAGGAGGCCACGTCTGCTGGCCTGGGCTCCATCGGAGTCAAGTTCAGCCGAGACCGAGAGAGCCGCTCCCCCTTCCTCAAGCCGGATGAGCGGGCCCCTACTGAGGTGGCCAAAGCAGCTCAGGGCAGCACCAAGCCCAAAAAGACCAAGGTCAAGGCCAAGGCTGGGGCCAAGAAAGCCAAGGGGACCAAGGGAAAGACCAAGCCATCCAAGACCAGGAAAAAGATCCGCAGCGGTGGGGGCAGTGGCGGTGGTGGCAGTGGCCCTGCGACGCTGAAGAAGTCCAAGGCGGACAGCTGCAGCCAGGCGGCGGGAGCCAAAGGGGCTGAGGAGACTTCCTGGTCCGGGGAAGAGCGGGCAGCGAAGGCCCCTAGCACCCCGCCCCCCAAGGCGGCCCCTCCACCCCCTGCTCTCACGCCCGACTCGCAGACTGTGGATAGCAGCTGCAAGACACCTGAGGTCTCCTTCCTGCCAGAAGAGGCCGCTGAGGAGGCTGGAGTCCGAGGtggggcggaggaggaggaggaggaagaggaagaggaggaggaggaggaggaggaggagcagcaGCCGGCCACCAGCACGGCCACCAGCACGGCTGCGGCCGCTCCCAGCACCGCCCCTAGTGCGGGGTCCACGGCTGGCGACTCGGGGGCGGAGGATGGACCAGCCCCCCGTGTCTCCCAGCTGCCCACGCTGCCCCCACCCATGCCCTGGAACCTGCCCGCTGGTGTAGACTGCACTACCAGCGGTGTCCTGGCCT TGACTGCACTTCTCTTCAAGATGGAAGAAGCCAATCTGGCAAGCCGAGCAAAGGCCCAGGAGCTGATCCAGGCCACCAACCAG ATCCTCAGCCACAGGAAGCCCCCCTCAAGTCTGGGGGTGACGCCAGCTCCTGTGCCCACCTCTCTGGGTCTGCCCCCTGGCCCCTCCAGCTACCTGCTCCCTGGCAGCCTCCCCCTGGGGGGCTGTGGCtctacccctcccacccccactgggCTGGCTGCAGCGTCTGACAAGAGAGAGGGCAGCAGCAGCTCCGAGGGACGTGGTGACACAGACAAG TATCTGAAGAAGCTGCACACGCAGGAGCGGGCAGTAGAGGAGGTGAAGCTGGCCATCAAGCCGTATTATCAGAAGAAGGACATCACCAAGGAGGAGTACAAGGACATCCTGAGGAAGGCCGTCCACAAG ATCTGCCACAGCAAAAGTGGGGAGATCAACCCGGTGAAGGTGAGCAACCTGGTGCGCGCCTACGTCCAACGCTACCGCTACTTCCGCAAGCACGGCCGCAAGCCAGGGGACCCTCCGGGGCCCCCACGGCCGCCCAAGGAGCCGGGACCCCCTGACAAGGGCGGCCcgggcctgcccctgccccctctcTGA
- the SCAF1 gene encoding splicing factor, arginine/serine-rich 19 isoform X3 — protein sequence MEEEDESRGKTEESGEDRGDGPPDRDPTLSPSAFILRAIQQAVGSSLQGDLPNDKDGSRCHGLRWRRCRSPRSEPRSQESGGTDTASKYDPFEPTGSNPSSSAGTPSPEEEEEEEEEEEEEEEEEEEEEALSQSISRISETLAGIYDDNSLSQDFPGDESPGPDPQPLQPTPAPGTPPQADSTRADGATRRRVFVVGTEAEACREGKVSVEVVTAGGAALPPPLLPPGDSEIEEGEIVQPEEEPRMALSLFRAGGRAARPPPAAPAPAAAQPPPPPPAPRAPEGDDFLSLHAESDGEGALQVDLGEPAPAPPTADARWGGLDLRRKILTQRRERYRQRSPSPAAAPASAAPTGPPTRKKSRRERKRSGGEAKEAASSSSGAQPAPPAPASPWDPKKHRSRDRKPGSHASSSARRRSRSRSARRRSRSTDRRRGGSRRSRSREKRRRRRRSNSPPPATSSSSSSRRERHRGKHRDGGGSKKKKKRSRSRGEKRSGDSEKGLAPAQPPSGSTSLGGERDSRRRGAVPPSIQDLTDHDLFAIKRTITVGRPDKPDPRGPSPAPASSPKREVLYDSEGLSAEERGGKSSEKDRRRSGAASSSSSSREKGSRRKALDGGDRDRDRDRDRDRDRSSKKARPPKELAPSSGPPPKPPVSSGSGSSSSSSSSSSRKVKLQSKVAVLIREGVSSTTSAKEATSAGLGSIGVKFSRDRESRSPFLKPDERAPTEVAKAAQGSTKPKKTKVKAKAGAKKAKGTKGKTKPSKTRKKIRSGGGSGGGGSGPATLKKSKADSCSQAAGAKGAEETSWSGEERAAKAPSTPPPKAAPPPPALTPDSQTVDSSCKTPEVSFLPEEAAEEAGVRGGAEEEEEEEEEEEEEEEEEQQPATSTATSTAAAAPSTAPSAGSTAGDSGAEDGPAPRVSQLPTLPPPMPWNLPAGVDCTTSGVLALTALLFKMEEANLASRAKAQELIQATNQILSHRKPPSSLGVTPAPVPTSLGLPPGPSSYLLPGSLPLGGCGSTPPTPTGLAAASDKREGSSSSEGRGDTDKYLKKLHTQERAVEEVKLAIKPYYQKKDITKEEYKDILRKAVHKICHSKSGEINPVKVSNLVRAYVQRYRYFRKHGRKPGDPPGPPRPPKEPGPPDKGGPGLPLPPL from the exons ATGGAGGAAGAAGATGAGTCTCGAGGGAAGACAGAGGAGTCAGGCGAGGATCGGGGTGACGGTCCGCCAGACAGAGACCCTACGCTTTCTCCTTCTGCTTTTATCTTG CGGGCCATTCAGCAGGCTGTGGGAAGTTCCCTGCAGGGGGACCTGCCAAATGATAAAG ATGGTTCTCGGTGTCATGGCCTTCGATGGAGGCGCTGTCGGAGCCCACGTTCAGAGCCCCGTTCCCAGGAATCAGGGGGGACTGACACGGCTTCT AAGTACGACCCCTTCGAGCCCACTGGCTCCAACCCCAGCTCATCGGCGGGGACCCCCTCacctgaggaggaggaggaggaggaggaagaagaggaagaggaagaagaggaagaagaggaggaggaagcccTGTCCCAGAGCATCAGCCGCATCTCAGAGACCCTGGCGGGCATCTACGACGACAACAGCCTGAGCCAGGACTTCCCAGGTGACGAGAGCCCGGGCCCggacccccagcccctgcagccGACTCCAGCCCCTGGCACACCGCCCCAGGCCGACTCCACCCGTGCCGACGGAGCCACCCGCCGGCGCGTCTTTGTGGTGGGGACTGAGGCGGAGGCCTGTCGGGAAGGCAAGGTCTCCGTGGAGGTGGTGACGGCCGGTGGCGCCGCCCTCCCGCCCCCTCTGCTGCCACCGGGCGACTCAGAGATTGAGGAGGGCGAGATTGTCCAGCCTGAGGAGGAGCCCAGGATGGCGCTCTCCCTCTTCCGGGCCGGCGGCCGGGCCGCACGACCCCCTCCGGCGGCCCCGGCCCCCGCTGcggcccagcccccgcccccgccgcccgcccccCGGGCCCCCGAGGGGGACGACTTCTTGTCTCTGCACGCGGAGTCCGACGGCGAGGGCGCCCTGCAGGTGGACCTTGGGGAgccggcccccgccccgcccaccgcGGACGCGCGCTGGGGCGGCCTGGACCTGCGCCGCAAGATCCTAACCCAGCGGCGCGAGCGCTACCGGCAGCGCTCGCCCTCCCCGGCCGCCGCCCCCGCCTCCGCTGCCCCCACTGGCCCGCCCACCCGCAAGAAGTCGAGGCGGGAGCGCAAGAGGAGCGGCGGTGAGGCCAAGGAGGCCGCCTCGTCCTCCTCCGGCGCTCAGCCCGCCCCGCCGGCCCCGGCCTCCCCCTGGGACCCCAAGAAGCACCGCTCCCGGGACCGCAAGCCGGGCTCCCACGCCTCGTCGTCCGCCCGCCGCCGCTCGCGGTCCCGCTCCGCCCGCCGCCGCTCGCGGAGCACCGACCGGCGCCGCGGAGGCAGCCGCAGGTCCCGGTCTCGGGAGaaaaggcggcggcggcggcgctcgAACTCCCCGCCCCCGGCCACCTCCTCGTCGTCGTCTTCCAGGCGCGAGCGGCACCGCGGCAAGCACCGGGATGGCGGCGGcagcaagaagaagaagaaacggTCGCGGTCCCGGGGCGAGAAGCGGTCTGGGGACAGTGAGAAGGGCCTTGCCCCGGCCCAGCCGCCCTCCGGCTCCACCTCCTTGGGCGGAGAGCGAGACAGCCGCCGCCGGGGGGCCGTGCCGCCCTCCATCCAGGACCTCACGGACCACGATCTCTTTGCCATCAAGCGGACCATCACCGTGGGCCGGCCGGACAAGCCTGACCCCCGAGGCCCCTCACCGGCTCCGGCCTCATCGCCCAAGCGCGAGGTCCTATACGACTCCGAGGGACTGAGCGCCGAGGAGCGGGGAGGCAAGAGCAGTGAGAAGGACCGGCGCCGCTCTGGGgcggcctcctcctcctcttcctcccggGAGAAGGGATCACGACGGAAGGCACTGGATGGGGGGGATCGGGACCGGGACAGGGACAGAGATAGGGACAGGGACAGGTCATCCAAGAAGGCCCGGCCCCCCAAGGAGTTGGCGCCCTCTTCAGGGCCCCCGCCAAAGCCACCTGTCAGCAGCGGCTCAGGCTCCTCGTCCTCGTCGTCCTCCTCATCCTCCCGGAAGGTGAAGCTACAGTCCAAGGTGGCCGTTCTGATCCGAGAGGGTGTCAGCAGCACCACATCAGCCAAGGAGGCCACGTCTGCTGGCCTGGGCTCCATCGGAGTCAAGTTCAGCCGAGACCGAGAGAGCCGCTCCCCCTTCCTCAAGCCGGATGAGCGGGCCCCTACTGAGGTGGCCAAAGCAGCTCAGGGCAGCACCAAGCCCAAAAAGACCAAGGTCAAGGCCAAGGCTGGGGCCAAGAAAGCCAAGGGGACCAAGGGAAAGACCAAGCCATCCAAGACCAGGAAAAAGATCCGCAGCGGTGGGGGCAGTGGCGGTGGTGGCAGTGGCCCTGCGACGCTGAAGAAGTCCAAGGCGGACAGCTGCAGCCAGGCGGCGGGAGCCAAAGGGGCTGAGGAGACTTCCTGGTCCGGGGAAGAGCGGGCAGCGAAGGCCCCTAGCACCCCGCCCCCCAAGGCGGCCCCTCCACCCCCTGCTCTCACGCCCGACTCGCAGACTGTGGATAGCAGCTGCAAGACACCTGAGGTCTCCTTCCTGCCAGAAGAGGCCGCTGAGGAGGCTGGAGTCCGAGGtggggcggaggaggaggaggaggaagaggaagaggaggaggaggaggaggaggaggagcagcaGCCGGCCACCAGCACGGCCACCAGCACGGCTGCGGCCGCTCCCAGCACCGCCCCTAGTGCGGGGTCCACGGCTGGCGACTCGGGGGCGGAGGATGGACCAGCCCCCCGTGTCTCCCAGCTGCCCACGCTGCCCCCACCCATGCCCTGGAACCTGCCCGCTGGTGTAGACTGCACTACCAGCGGTGTCCTGGCCT TGACTGCACTTCTCTTCAAGATGGAAGAAGCCAATCTGGCAAGCCGAGCAAAGGCCCAGGAGCTGATCCAGGCCACCAACCAG ATCCTCAGCCACAGGAAGCCCCCCTCAAGTCTGGGGGTGACGCCAGCTCCTGTGCCCACCTCTCTGGGTCTGCCCCCTGGCCCCTCCAGCTACCTGCTCCCTGGCAGCCTCCCCCTGGGGGGCTGTGGCtctacccctcccacccccactgggCTGGCTGCAGCGTCTGACAAGAGAGAGGGCAGCAGCAGCTCCGAGGGACGTGGTGACACAGACAAG TATCTGAAGAAGCTGCACACGCAGGAGCGGGCAGTAGAGGAGGTGAAGCTGGCCATCAAGCCGTATTATCAGAAGAAGGACATCACCAAGGAGGAGTACAAGGACATCCTGAGGAAGGCCGTCCACAAG ATCTGCCACAGCAAAAGTGGGGAGATCAACCCGGTGAAGGTGAGCAACCTGGTGCGCGCCTACGTCCAACGCTACCGCTACTTCCGCAAGCACGGCCGCAAGCCAGGGGACCCTCCGGGGCCCCCACGGCCGCCCAAGGAGCCGGGACCCCCTGACAAGGGCGGCCcgggcctgcccctgccccctctcTGA